A DNA window from Trichosurus vulpecula isolate mTriVul1 chromosome 2, mTriVul1.pri, whole genome shotgun sequence contains the following coding sequences:
- the ALDH4A1 gene encoding delta-1-pyrroline-5-carboxylate dehydrogenase, mitochondrial yields the protein MLPLLPQLRRALLSGPWRAGLRWQHAASVKVTNEPVLAFNPGSPERKALQQALKDLKDKTEAIPCIIGDEEVWTSDVQYQVSPFNHGHKVAKYCYADKALLNKAIEAALAARKEWDLRPISDRAQIFLKAADMLSGPRRAEILAKTMIGQGKTVIQAEFDAAAELIDFFRFNAKFAMELEGEQLVSVPPSTNRVVYRGLEGFVAAVSPFNFTAIGGNLAGTPALMGNVVLWKPSDTAILASHAVYRVLREAGLPPNIIQFVPADGPVFGDTVTSSEHFCGLNFTGSVPTFKRLWKQVADNLDRYRTFPRMSGECGGKNFHFIHSSADVASVVNGTLRSAFEYGGQKCSACSRLYVPDSMWPKVKEQLLQEHSKMRVGDPVEDFGTFFSAVIDAKSFGRIKKWLEHVQSSPNLSILAGGQCDDSVGYFVQPCIVESKDPQDPILKEEIFGPILTVYVYPERQYKETLRLVDSTSPYGLTGAVFAQDKNIIDEATKILRNAAGNFYINDKSTGAVVGQQPFGGSRVSGTNDKPGGPHYVLRWTSPQVIKETHAPLGDWKYSYMQ from the exons GCTTCGATGGCAGCATGCTGCCTCAGTGAAGGTGACCAATGAGCCTGTCTTGGCATTCAACCCAGGCAGCCCTGAGCGAAAAGCCTTGCAGCAG GCCTTGAAGGACCTGAAGGATAAGACAGAAGCCATTCCATGTATCATTGGGGATGAAGAAGTGTGGACCTCAGATGTGCAATACCAAGTGTCG cCATTTAACCATGGGCACAAGGTGGCCAAATACTGCTATGCCGACAAG GCCCTACTCAACAAAGCCATTGAAGCTGCCCTGGCTGCTCGAAAGGAGTGGGACCTGAGGCCCATCTCAGATCGGGCACAGATCTTTCTGAAAGCTGCAGACATGCTGAGTGGTCCCCGAAGGGCAGAGATCCTTGCCAAGACCATGATTGGGCAG GGCAAGACTGTGATCCAGGCCGAGTTTGACGCCGCTGCTGAGCTCATCGACTTTTTCCGATTCAATGCCAAGTTTGCCATGGAGCTGGAGGGTGAGCAGCTTGTCAGTGTCCCTCCCAGCACCAACAGAGTGGTCTACCGAGGCCTGGAG GGCTTCGTGGCAGCCGTCTCTCCCTTTAACTTCACAGCGATTGGAGGCAACCTCGCTGGGACTCCAGCTTTGATG GGCAACGTAGTGTTGTGGAAGCCCAGCGACACGGCTATTCTGGCCAGCCACGCTGTGTACAGAGTCCTCCGAGAGGCCGGTCTCCCCCCAAACATTATCCAGTTTGTCCCGGCTGACGGGCCCGTCTTCGGGGATACTGTCACCAGCTCAGAACACTTCTGCGGGCTCAATTTCACTGGCAGCGTGCC CACCTTTAAACGCCTATGGAAGCAGGTGGCAGACAACTTGGATCGTTACCGTACCTTCCCACGTATGTCAGGAG aGTGCGGCGGGAAGAACTTCCATTTCATCCACAGCTCAGCGGATGTGGCCAGTGTGGTGAACGGGACACTGCGCTCCGCCTTCGAGTATGGCGGTCAGAAGTGTTCGGCCTGCTCGCGCCTCTATGTCCCAGACTCAATGTGGCCCAAGGTCAAAGAGCAACTTCTGCAGGAGCACAGCAAGATGCGAGTGGGAGAT CCTGTGGAGGATTTTGGAACATTCTTCTCCGCTGTCATTGATGCCAAG TCTTTTGGACGCATTAAGAAATGGCTGGAGCATGTCCAGTCCTCACCCAACCTCAGCATCCTGGCTGGGGGCCAGTGTGATGACTCTGTGGGCTACTTTGTCCAGCCCTGCATCGTGGAGAGCAAGGACCCACAAGACCCCATCCTGAAGGAG GAGATCTTTGGCCCCATCCTGACTGTCTACGTGTACCCAGAACGCCAGTACAAAGAGACTCTTCGGCTGGTGGACAGCACCTCCCCCTACGGCCTCACGGGGGCAGTGTTTGCTCAGGATAA GAACATCATTGACGAGGCCACGAAAATACTGAGGAACGCAGCTGGCAACTTTTACATTAATGACAAGTCCACGGGTGCAGTGGTGGGTCAGCAGCCTTTTGGGGGCTCCCGTGTGTCAG GCACGAATGACAAGCCAGGTGGCCCCCATTATGTCCTCCGCTGGACCTCACCCCAGGTCATCAAGGAGACTCATGCTCCCCTTGGGGACTGGAAGTATTCCTACATGCAGTGA